GTGGGGGGAATATGGTCCCAGCTCTAGAGTCTGGTAGAGAACGTTCTAGTGGGTGTGTGGGGGAATATGTTCCCAGCTCTAGAGTCTGGTAGAGAATGTTCTAGTGGGTGTGGGGGGAATATGGTCCCAGCTCTAGAGTCTGGTAGAGAACGTTCTAGTGTGTGGGGGGAATATGGTCCCAGCTCTAGAGTCTGGTAGAGAACGTTCTAGTGGGTGTGTGGGGGAATATGGTCCCAGCTCTAGAGTCTGGTATAGAACGTTCTAGTGGGTGTGTGGGGGAATATGGTCCCAGCTCTAGAGTGTGGTAGAGAACGTtctagtgtgtgtgggggggaatatggtcccagctctagagtctggtagagaacgttctagtgtgtgtggggggaataTGGTCCCAGCTCTACAGTCTGGTAGAGAACGTTCTAGTGTGTGGGGGAATATGGTCCCAGCTCTAGAGTCTGGTAGAGAACGTTCTAGTGTGTGGGGGAATATGGTCCCAGCTCTAGAGTGTGGTAGAGAACGTTCTAGTGTGGGGGGGGAATATGGTCCCAGTTCTAGAGTCTGGTAGAGAACGTTCTAGTGTGGGGGGATATGGTCCCAGCTCTAGAGTGTGGTAGAGAacgttctagtgtgtgtgtgggggggaataTGGTCCCAGCTCTAGAGTGTGGTAGAGAACGTTCTAGTGTGTGGGGGGGAATATGGTCCCAGCTCTAGAGTCTGGTAGAGAacgttctagtgtgtgtgtgggggaatatGGTCCCAGCTCTAGAGTCTGGTAGAGAACGTTCTAGTGTGTGGGGGAATATGGTCCCAGCTCTAGAGTCTGGTAGAGAACGTTCTAGTGTGTGGGGGAATATGGTCCCAGCTCTAGAGTCTGGTAGAGAACGTTCTAGTGTGTGGGGGAATATGGTCCCAGCTCTAGAGTGTGGTAGAGAACGTTCTAGTGTGTGGGGGAATATGGTCCCAGCTCTAGAGTCTGGTAGAGAACGTTCTAGTGGGTGTGCGGGGGGAATATGGTCCCAGCTCTAGAGTCTGGTAGAGAACGTTCTAGTGTGACCTCTCCATTAATGGGGGGAATATGGTCCCAGCTCTAGAGTCTGGTAGAGAACGTTCTAGTGGGTGTGTGGGGGGAATATGGTCCCAGCTCTAGAGTCTGGTAGAGAACGTTCTAGTGGGTGTGTGAGGGGGGAATATGGTCCCAGCTCTAGAGTCTGGTAGAGAACATTCTAGTGGGTGTGTGGGGGAATATGGTCCCAGCTCTAGAGTCTGGTAGAGAACGTTCTAGTGTGTGGGGGAATATGGTCCCAGCTCTAGAGTCTGGTAGAGAACGTTCTAGTGTGTGGGGGAATATGGTCCCAGCTCTAGAGTCTGGTAGAGAACATTCTAGTGTCTGGGGGAATATGGTCCCAGCTCTAGAGTCTGGTAGAGAACGTTCTAGTGTGGGGGGAATATGGTCCCAGCTCTACAGTCTGGTAGAGAATGTTCTAGTTGGTGTGTGGGGGAATATGGTCCCAGCTCTAGAGTCTGGTAGAGAACGTTCTAGTGTGTGGGGGGAATATGGTCCCAGCTCTAGAGTCTGGTAGAGAACGTTCTAGTGTGTGGGGGGAATATGGTCCCAGCTCTAGAGTCTGGTAGAGAACGTTCTAGTGTGTGGGGGAATATGGTCCCAGCTCTAGAGTCTGGTAGAGAATGTTCTAGTGTGGGGGGATTATGGTCCCAGCTCTAGAGTCTGGTAGAGCACGTTCTAGTGGGTGTGTGGGGGAATATGGTCCCAGCTCTAGAGTCTGGTAGAGAACGTTCTAGTGGGTGTGGGGGGAATATGGTCCCAGCTCTAGAGTCTGGTATAGAACGTTCTAGTGGGTGTGTGGGGGAATATGGTCCCAGCTCTAGAGTCTGGTAGAGAATGTTCTAGTGTGTGGGGGGATTATGGTCCCAGCTCTAGAGTCTGATAGAGCACGTTCTAGTGGGTGTTCTTACAGGGCCAGAGCACAGATGTTCTTGTGTCCAGAGAAGGGCAGTCGTACGGTGGCGAAGGCTCGTCCCTGAGTGAACATCTCTGTCACCTGACGCACACAGAGGAGACATggtcagacaacacacacacacacaccacacactctctctcaaaaGGAAGTCCCACTCACCTGAGAGGGCAGGTAGGTGGTGGACGCCATCAGGACCTTCCCAAAGTATCCACCCCATGTCGTCGGCTCCTCTGTTGGCCTACACACGCACCATGTTAATATACAGGACAACATCTCCTCTGttggccccacacacacaccatgttaaTATACAGGACCACATCTCCTCTgttggcccacacacacaccatgttaaTATACAGGACAACATCTAGAATCAGACTAATGCAGCCAGGTGATCTCCTCTGGGGGGGGTACTTACTTCTCTTTCTGCGTCTCTAGTTTGAAGATGTGGACCGTCTCCGTGTTACTGGATGCTGATAGGTAGAGGCCTTCCATACTGAAGGCCAGGGaaacagatacacatacacacctaacacacacacacacacacttcagtgtgtCAGACTGAACTCAGCTGTAGCTCATTTAATATTGTCCACTATTAAAACACATATTACTATATAGAGTGGaatgaaggagaagaaggagggagatgaagaaggagggagaagaagaagaaggagggagatgaagaaggagggagaagaagaaggagggagacgaaggagggagatgaagaagaaggagggagatgaagaagaaggagggagaagaagaaggagggcgATGAAGAAGGAGGGCGATGAAGAAGGAGGGAGAATAAGAAGGAGGGCGATGAAGAAGGAGGGCGATGAAGAAGGAGGGAGAataagaaggaggagggagatgtagaaggagggagatgaagaaggagaaggagggagaagaagaagaagtcctACCTTTTGACTCCTCGACGGAACTCAAACAGTTTCTGTCCCTCAGGGATGGAGAACACACGAATCACCGTACCCTATCAGAAACCACCGGTTACATTACACACAGGATAGCTGATCCCTGATACAGCAaggttacaacacacacacttccagccGGTCCACCACTACACTGTTAATACCCATCAGATCTGCTACCATggaagggtcagggttaagggtcagggttaagggtcagggttaagggccAGGGTTAAGGGCCAAGGCCAGGGTTAAGGGTCAAGGCCAGGGTTAAGGGCCAAGGCCAGGGTTAAGgccagggttaaggttaagggtcaAGGCCAGGGTTAAGGGTCAGggccatagagatggatagaaaaTAGTATATGTATGgcaagggtcagggttaagggtcggggttaagggttggggttaagggtCGGGGTTAAGGGTCGGGGTTAAGggccatagagatggatagagaataGTATCTATATggtaagggtcagggttaagggtcGGGGTTAAGAGTCAGGGTTAAGGGTCAAGGTTAAGGGTCAAGGTTAAGGGCCAGGGTTACGGGTCGGGGTTAAGGGCCAGGGTTAAGGGCCAGGGTTAAGGGCCAGGGTTAAGGGCCAGGGTTAAGGGCCAGGGTTAAGAGTCAGGGTTAAAGGTTGggccatagagatggatagaaaaTATTATCTGTATGgtaagggtcaggggtcagggttaagggtcaggttttttttattttttattttacctttatttaacaaggcaagtcagttaagaacaaattcttattttcaatgacggcctaggaacagtaactgcctgttcaggggcagaacgacagatttgtaccttgtcagctcgggtgtttgaacttgcaaccttccggttactagtccaccactctaaccactaggctaccctgccgccgggCCAGGTTAACGGGCCAGGGTTAAGGGCCAGGgttaagggtcagggttaagggtcagggttaagggtcagggttaagggccagggttaagggccagggttaagggccagggttaagggccagggttaagggccagggttaagggccagggttaagggccagggttaagggccagggttaagggccagggttaagggccagggttaagggccagggttaagggtcagggttaagggtcagggttaagggccagggttaagggccagggttaagggccagggttaagggtcagggttaagggtcagggttaagggtcagggttaagggtcagggttaagggccAGGGTTAAGGGTCAAGGTTAAGGGCCAGGGTTAAGGGTCAGGCttaagggtcagggttaagggtcagggttaaggccAGGGTTAAGGGCCAGGGTTAAGGGCCAGGGTTAAGGGCCAGGGTTAAGGGCCAGGgttaagggtcagggttaagggccAGGGTTAAGGGTCAAGgttaagggtcagggttaagggtcagggttaagggccAGGGTTAAGGGCCAGGGTTAAGGGCCAGGGTTAAGGGCCAGGGTTAAGGGCCAGGGTTAAGGGTCAGGGAAGAGGGACCGGCTGACACAACCTCAGTAGTTCAGTGTAACAGTTTAAAGTGTCCCACCTTCTCAGAGGCTGTGGCCAGTTTGGTTCCGCTAGCATCAAACACCACAGCTGCTAATGGACTGTCATGGGCTGGGATCATGTTGGCTGCCCTCTGGAGACACAGttaaacacacagagactgaAACAGCACAGTTGTAGTAGAGCAAGCCatcttcaatgtgtgtgtgtgtgtgtgtgtgtgtgtgtgtgtgtgtgtgtgtcgtaccaGGTTGACCGTGTCGAACACCTGGACCTCTCCTATTGTAGCACTGCCGGGGTAGGCCAGGTAACAGTTATCATTACTGATGGAGAGAGCACACAACCCTGGGGAGAGAACACACGGATATTACAGTAGGAGAGAACACACAACAatggggagagaacacacaaccctggggagagaacacacagccctggggagagaacacacagccaatggggagagaacacacaaccctgggtggagagaacacacagccctggggagagaacacacaaccctggggagagaaacacacaacccagggggagagaacacacaaccctggggagagaacacacaaccctggggagagaacacacaaccctggggagagaacacacaaccCTGGGGAGAGAACACACGGATATTAcagggagagaacacacaacaatggggagagaacacacaaccctggggagagaacacacagccctggggagagaacacacaaccctggggagagaacacacaaccctggggagagaacacacaaccctggggagagaacacacaacaatggggagagaacacacaaccctggggagagaacacacaacAATGGTGAGAGAACACACATACCCTACaggggagagaacacacaaccCTGGGGAGAGAACACACGGATATTACAGTAGGAGAGAACACACAACcctggggagagaacacacaaccCTGGGGAGAGAACACACGGATATTACAGTAGGAGAGAACACACAACcctggggagagaacacacagatattacaggggagagaacacacaaccctggggagagaacacacaaccctggggagagaacacacaaaAATGGGGAGAGAACACACGGATATTACAGTAGGAGAGAACACACAACCCTGGGGAGAGAACACACGGATATTACAGTACcctggggagagaacacacaaccatggggagagaacacacaaccCTGGGGAGAGAACACACGGATATTACAGTAggagagaacacacagccctggggagagaacacacaaccctggggagagaacacacagaacacacaaccctggggagagaacacacaaccctggggagagaacacacaaccctggggagagaacacacaaccctggggagagaacacacaaccctggggagagaacacacaaccCTGGGGAGAGAACACACGGATATTACAGGAGGAGAGAACACAAAACTACTAAATACAATACGGTTGGATTAAACAGTTTcagattccactagatgttggaacattgctgagggaacttgcttccattcagccacaagagcattactgaggtcggcactgatgttgggcgattaggctcgtagtcggcgttctaattcatcccaaaggagttcaatgggttggggtcagggctccgtgcaggccagtcaagttcttccacgccgatctcaacaaaccatttcccattctgtgagcgtgttgaaagtcactgatctcctcagtaaggccattctattgccaatgtttgtctgtggagattccatggcggtgtgctcgattttaaacacctgtctgaaacgggtgtggctgaaatagccgaaaccACTAATTTGAAAGGTTTTCCACATACTTTAGTATATATATGGGTTGGGATTTAGTCCTAGGTTAAGGATTTTACCTGAGGGTTGGGCTGAGGGGTTGGGATGTAAGTCCTAGGTTAAGGGTTTTACCTGAGGGGTTGGGAGGTGTCTCTCTGATGGTGTGCAGGACCTTCATGTCTCTGATGTTGTGGATGTACAGAGATTCCTCCAGACATACTATCagcctctgaaacacacacaggagtcttcagtgttgtagtgttgtagctAGGAGTTTAACACACCTGTCCAGACATACTATCAGCCTCTGAAACACACACTCCTGCTCATCATCAcatatcactgtgtgtgtgtgtgtgtgttcctacctgTCTGTTGAGCTTGACAGCCagtatagtgttactgtaactatagttacAGATCTCCGTTCCCTTCTTGAAGTGACAGACCTTCAGCTTCCTAGGAGCCTTCAGACTGACGATCGCCACCAGACTACTGCTGAACAGACGCTCTACAATACACACATCCTCTGTGTCCGCtgagcgtgcacacacacacacacacacacacacattagtaccAAACAGTATAACCCCGTTGCTGTAATATTCTAGAGAGCTATTCCATATTATAGTGATCCTACATTAACACGATGACTGTTTGGACTGTGAGTGGAATACATGTCTGtggtacatgtacagtgccttcagaatacaTGTCTGTGGTACatgtatagtgccttcagaatacATGTCTGtggtacatgtacagtgccttcagaatacaTATCTGtagtacatgtacagtgccttcagaatacaTGTCTGtggtacatgtacagtgccttcagaatacaTGTCTGtggtacatgtacagtgccttcagaatacaTGTCTGtggtacatgtacagtgccttcagaatacaTGTCTGtggtacatgtacagtgccttcagaatacaTGTCTGtggtacatgtacagtgccttccaGAATACATGTCTGtagtacatgtacagtgccttcagaatacaTGTCTGtggtacatgtacagtgccttcagaatacaTGTCTGtggtacatgtacagtgccttcagaatacaTGTCTGtggtacatgtacagtgccttcagaatacaTGTCTGtggtacatgtacagtgccttcagaatacaTGTCTGtggtacatgtacagtgccttcagaatacaTGTCTGtagtacatgtacagtgccttcagaatacaTGTCTGtggtacatgtacagtgccttcagaatacaTGTCTGtggtacatgtacagtgccttcagaatacaTGTCTGtggtacatgtacagtgccttcaggaaagtattcagaccccttgactttttacacattttgttatgttacagccttattctaaaatggattacattttcccctcatcaatctacacataataccccataacaacatcacaataccctataatgacatcacaataccccataacgacatcacactaccccataatgagaaagcaaaaacatatatatatatttttttacatttttttttacatttctgctAACTaagcgaaaactgttttttttctagaaatgtttgcaaattttttaaaaattaaaagttTCTTTAGCATTGaagctccccaagaacacagtggcctccatcattcttaaatggaacaagtttggaaccaccaagactcttcctagacctggccgcccggccaaactgagcaatcagtggaaagggccttggtcaggtcgaccaagaacctgatggtcactctgacagagctccagagttcctctgtagagatgagagaaccttccagaaggacaaccatctctgcagcactccaccaatcaggcctttatagtagagtggccagacggaagccactcctcagtaaaaggcacatgacaaccgccgagtttgccaaaaggcaaactAAAGGACTCtcgaaccatgagaaacaagattctctggtctgatgaaaccaagattgaactctttggcttgaatgccaagcgtcaggggctgggagactagtcaggatcgaaggaaagatgaacagagaaaagtgcagagaggtccttgatgaaaagccctgagggctctggagcaggttaagactggggtgaaggttcaccttccaacaggataacaaccctaagcacacagccaagacaacgcaggaagggcttcgggacaagtctctgaatgtccttgagtggcccagccagagtctggacttgaaccagattaaacatctctggagaaacctgaaaatagctgtgcagcaacgctaaccatccaacatgacagagcttgagaggatctgcagaggagaatgggagaaactcctaaatacaggtgtgccaagcttttagagtgatacccaagaagacctgaggctgtaatcgctgccaaaggtgcttcaacaaagtacagagtaaagggtctgaatatttatgtattgtgatgtcattatggggtattgtgatgtcatcatggggtattgtgatgtcattatagggtattgtgatgtcatagggtattgtgatgtcattagttttggggtattgtgatgtcattatggggtattgtgatgtcattatggggtattgtgatgtcattatagggtattgtgtgtagattgatgaggggaaaaaactatttaatacattttagaataattctgtaatgtaacaaaacgtggaaaaggtcaaggtaaATATATAGCCATTCCATATTACTGTAAAACAACATTAAGAGTGATGGTTATGAATGTGTGGTATCTAGTAAGTGCAGTAtttcatatataatatatacacatacacacacgtcatAAATCCATATGATATTGATACTCACTACATTCATAAATCTGCTCCAACTTGTCCACAGACGATAGGGAGAAGAACTTGTAGCCTGATTTGGTTCCAACAGCTAAAGACCtggagagaggacacacacacacacgttagaacAGATacctgatgatgagagagagacaggctggtgaCACAGGCCTgaccgagggggagagagaggctggtgagAGACAGGCTGGTGACACTGGCCTGACcgaccgagggagagagagagagacaggctggtgaCACTGGCCTgaccggggagagagacagagacaggctggtgACACTGGCCTGAccgaggggagagagacagagacaggctggtgACACTGGCCTGAccgaggggagagagacagagacaggctggtgACACTGGCCTGACTAtgacagtgtgtgtttgagtgacatTGGGTCACACGGTGTGTGTTGCAATCCCACTACCCAGAAAGACCAGAGTGGTCAGCAATGGCATCCACTTTCACAGACTCCACCAGGGACGGGTAGAAATCACCAAACACCATCAAGATCAATGTCAAAACACCACCAAGATCAAAACACCACCAAGATCAATGTATCAAAACACCACCAAGATCAATGTATCAAAACACC
This Oncorhynchus tshawytscha isolate Ot180627B unplaced genomic scaffold, Otsh_v2.0 Un_contig_4636_pilon_pilon, whole genome shotgun sequence DNA region includes the following protein-coding sequences:
- the LOC121838807 gene encoding LOW QUALITY PROTEIN: WD repeat domain phosphoinositide-interacting protein 2-like (The sequence of the model RefSeq protein was modified relative to this genomic sequence to represent the inferred CDS: inserted 1 base in 1 codon), which translates into the protein MNLASQSGETGCSQLLFANFNQDNTSLAVGTKSGYKFFSLSSVDKLEQIYECTDTEDVCIVERLFSSSLVAIVSLKAPRKLKVCHFKKGTEICNYSYSNTILAVKLNRQRLIVCLEESLYIHNIRDMKVLHTIRETPPNPSGLCALSISNDNCYLAYPGSATIGEVQVFDTVNLRAANMIPAHDSPLAAVVFDASGTKLATASEKGTVIRVFSIPEGQKLFEFRRGVKRCVCVSVSLAFSMEGLYLSASSNTETVHIFKLETQKEKPTEEPTTWGGYFGKVLMASTTYLPSQVTEMFTQGRAFATVRLPFSGHKNICALALIQKIPRLLVAAADGYLYLYNLDPQXGGECTLMKQHRLDGSAEPPNEILEQGSHDRPLTAQTYNTAGMKGYCEEAGAVGGAGLEDDLSDLRLDDENEEQPPLILETD